The Penicillium oxalicum strain HP7-1 chromosome IV, whole genome shotgun sequence genome contains a region encoding:
- a CDS encoding Oil body-associated protein 1B: MSEATKELPSDSTGLPGEPRTTKSRILEGGAAMAQDFTPVKQICAHLHAFHVYADDPTRCVEANHYCTHLNEDVRQCLIYDSPDAKARLIGVEYMVSPRVFKTLPAEERKLWHTHEFEVKSGLLIMPTPHGVPNAAWEAAETAEMEDVAPIYGKTYHMWQVDRGDPVPMGPPQLMGSFTSVETVEKAHPAGMESLLQDRDKRFGVDSREKARKREGIPPVEKHPDADSFWDQHKQSK, from the exons atgagCGAAGCTACAAAAGAGCTGCCCTCGGACTCTACCGGGCTCCCAGGAGAGCCTCGCACGACCAAGAGCCGTATCCTCGAGGGTGGCGCCGCGATGGCACAGGATTTCACACCTGTCAAGCAGATATGCGCGCACTTGCACGCCTTTCACGTCTACGCCGACGATCCAACCAGATGCGTCGAGGCCAATCACTATTGTACTCATCTGAACGAAG ATGTCCGACAGTGTCTCATTTATGATTCACCGGATGCCAAGGCACGACTCATCGGTGTCGAGTATATGGTCTCGCCTCGTGTTTTCAAGACCCTCCCCGCCGAAGAGCGCAAGTTGTGGCATACCCATGAATTCGAGGTCAAGAGCGGGCTCCTCATCATGCCTACGCCACATGGGGTACCCAACGCAGCGTGGGAAGCTGCCGAGACTGCCGAGATGGAGGATGTCGCGCCCATTTATGGAAAGACGTACCACATGTGGCAGGTTGATCGGGGCGATCCGGTACCCATGGGACCACCGCAATTGATGGGCAGCTTCACGTCTGTGGAGACGGTCGAGAAGGCGCACCCAGCTGGAATGGAAAGTTTGCTTCAAGACCGCGACAAGAGATTCGGAGTGGACTCGCGAGAAAAGGCACGCAAACGGGAGGGGATTCCGCCTGTGGAGAAGCATCCTG ATGCCGATTCTTTTTGGGATCAGCACAAACAGTCCAAATGA
- a CDS encoding Mitochondrial inner membrane protease subunit 1, whose amino-acid sequence MERLLRSVLQRPGAAALTVLNGAGVFCACSWVWEHVVTIQRSEGPSMYPTFNVRGDWLVISKRHAFGKDIQVGDIVRCHHPSLLGSQVAKRVLGMPGDFVCSDPPYSDRAGAQPDMIRVPEGHVYLGGDNLPWSRDSRAYGSVPMGLINGKVVARIWPLSEMKWVENTLQPVDPDVSQ is encoded by the exons ATGGAACGCCTTCTCAGATCGGTCTTACAGAGACCCGGCGCAGCTGCCCTAACGGTACTGAATGGCGCCGGTGTCTTCTGCGCCTGCTCCTGGGTTTGGGAGCACGTCGTTACCATACAGAGGAGTGAAGGGCCATCGATGTATCCAACCTTCAACGTGAGGGGCGACTGGCTTGTGATTTCGAAACGACATGCCTTTGGCAAGGATATTCAAGTCGGTGACATAGTGCGATGTCATCATCCGTCGCTTCTCGGCTCACAAGTAGCGAAACGCGTGCTGGGTATGCCGGGAGATTTTGTCTGCTCGGACCCGCCATACAGCGACAGGGCTGGTGCGCAGCCAGACATGATCCGG GTTCCCGAAGGGCATGTGTACCTGGGTGGTGATAATCTTCCCTGGTCAAGAGACTCGAGAGCTTATGGCAGCGTGCCAATGGGATTGATTAATGGCAAAGTCGTCGCCAGAATCTGGCCACTCTCCGAGATGAAGTGGGTGGAGAACACGTTGCAGCCGGTTGACCCAGATGTGTCACAGTGA